In Rosa chinensis cultivar Old Blush chromosome 1, RchiOBHm-V2, whole genome shotgun sequence, a genomic segment contains:
- the LOC112188157 gene encoding pentatricopeptide repeat-containing protein At1g11900, with translation MLSASSRHFRCHRAAELFKPPLGPDPFPIRIQKSPPLPDPNNRPSFTTVTSSINHTHPSSESQQQTLVTQILSTIENAPTLLQSLHNKRIFLTPKSFNRVLISAAQRNHLYLVTQIFKLAIASKIQPLNSDCYLTVAKAFARADDCVVELLSFTEQVLELTQPSMTVINRLLFALGQCKETDNAILIFTQVKDRNFTPDMYTYNTVLEILGRAGRTGEMLGVFGEMKEAGIDPDLVSYNTVINHVRKFGEVDMCLLYFKEMCEMGVQPDLLTYTAVIDGLGRSGDIEESLKLFGEMKERRIWPSLYLYRAVISNLKKMGKVEMAASFMEEMNSCASSLRASRKSNKCE, from the coding sequence ATGCTATCCGCTTCCTCAAGGCATTTCCGATGCCACAGAGCAGCAGAGCTATTCAAACCCCCTCTGGGTCCCGACCCGTTTCCGATTCGGATTCAGAAATCTCCACCACTTCCCGACCCGAACAACCGGCCATCCTTCACCACCGTAACTTCATCCATCAACCACACTCACCCCTCTTCCGAATCACAACAACAAACACTAGTGACCCAAATTCTCTCCACCATTGAAAACGCCCCTACATTACTCCAATCCCTACACAACAAACGCATCTTCCTAACCCCCAAATCTTTCAACCGCGTTTTGATCTCAGCCGCCCAAAGAAACCATCTTTACCTCGTAACCCAAATCTTCAAGCTCGCAATTGCTTCCAAAATCCAACCTTTAAACTCAGATTGCTATCTCACTGTAGCCAAAGCCTTTGCAAGAGCAGATGATTGTGTTGTGGAGCTGCTCAGTTTTACCGAGCAAGTATTGGAATTGACCCAACCGAGCATGACAGTAATAAACAGGCTTCTCTTTGCATTGGGTCAATGCAAAGAGACCGATAATGCGATTCTGATCTTCACCCAGGTGAAAGATCGAAACTTTACTCCGGATATGTACACATACAACACTGTTCTTGAGATATTGGGCCGGGCGGGTCGGACAGGTGAGATGCTGGGGGTGTTTGGGGAAATGAAGGAAGCTGGGATTGACCCGGATTTGGTTTCTTACAATACAGTGATAAACCATGTGAGGAAGTTTGGGGAAGTTGATATGTGCTTGTTGTATTTCAAGGAAATGTGTGAAATGGGTGTTCAGCCTGATTTGCTTACTTACACTGCAGTCATTGATGGGTTGGGGAGGTCAGGAGACATTGAGGAGTCGTTGAAGTTGTTTGGTGAGATGAAGGAGAGGCGGATTTGGCCTTCGTTGTATCTTTATAGAGCAGTGATTAGTAATTTGAAGAAGATGGGGAAGGTCGAGATGGCGGCGAGTTTTATGGAGGAGATGAATTCGTGTGCTTCAAGTCTTCGTGCTAGTCGTAAATCGAATAAATGCGAGTAG